A genomic segment from Clostridium pasteurianum BC1 encodes:
- a CDS encoding 3-hydroxybutyryl-CoA dehydrogenase, protein MKKVCVLGAGTMGAGIAQAFAAKGFEVVLRDIKDEFVERGIKGIDKNLSRSVTKGKLTEEAKTEILTRITGTVDLNQAADCDLVVEAAVENMKIKQEIFKELDSICKPETILASNTSSLSITEVAAATKRPDKVIGMHFFNPAPIMKLVEIIKGMATSQETFDAIKELSVSIGKDPVEVAEAPGFVVNRILIPMINEAVGIFAEGIASAEDIDTAMKLGANHPMGPLALGDLIGLDVCLAIMDVLYKETGDTKYRAHSLLRKYVRAGWLGRKSGKGFFDYAR, encoded by the coding sequence ATGAAAAAAGTGTGTGTACTTGGTGCTGGAACAATGGGTGCTGGAATTGCTCAAGCTTTTGCAGCAAAAGGATTTGAAGTTGTTCTTAGAGATATAAAAGATGAATTTGTTGAAAGAGGAATAAAGGGAATAGATAAAAATCTTTCAAGATCAGTTACAAAGGGAAAACTTACTGAAGAAGCAAAAACTGAAATACTTACAAGAATAACTGGAACAGTTGACCTGAATCAGGCAGCTGATTGCGATCTTGTAGTTGAAGCAGCAGTTGAAAATATGAAAATTAAACAAGAAATTTTTAAAGAATTAGATAGTATTTGTAAGCCAGAAACTATTTTAGCTTCAAATACATCATCACTTTCAATAACTGAAGTTGCAGCTGCAACTAAGAGACCTGATAAGGTTATTGGTATGCATTTCTTTAATCCAGCTCCAATTATGAAGCTTGTTGAAATAATAAAGGGAATGGCTACTTCACAGGAAACTTTTGATGCAATAAAAGAATTAAGTGTTTCAATTGGAAAAGATCCTGTAGAAGTTGCAGAAGCTCCTGGTTTTGTTGTAAATAGAATATTAATACCAATGATAAATGAAGCTGTTGGTATCTTTGCAGAAGGAATAGCTTCAGCTGAAGATATTGATACTGCTATGAAGCTTGGTGCTAATCACCCAATGGGACCTTTGGCATTAGGAGATTTAATTGGTCTTGATGTATGTTTAGCAATAATGGATGTTCTTTATAAGGAAACTGGAGATACTAAGTACAGAGCTCATTCA